In one bacterium genomic region, the following are encoded:
- a CDS encoding 1-acyl-sn-glycerol-3-phosphate acyltransferase translates to MSQDRAVRVYPVLSMKADARRLRGLHSATGIGPWFGYRVFRQLILLVATTRMKGRIVGLERLPQPTASYYPPRYRRSTTQNISDYPFVVAPNHQHVLDIPLTGLIPRPMMWPSKPDFVRWWWLKRLNQRMGCVPFMRDVDWVKQPHYQGICFTKEEMKEVLDTALRRGQPAVVYPQGTRRDDDNLFEAKLGAMYASLRADVPLVPLAIYGVGKADEHRQTKILHRYYAVAVVMDPLQPADYAGDNKTRAYAMLQDWQQAIEQGRNQARQIIETM, encoded by the coding sequence ATGTCGCAAGATCGAGCGGTTAGGGTATATCCGGTGCTGTCCATGAAGGCTGATGCTCGGCGACTTCGAGGCTTGCACAGTGCTACGGGTATTGGGCCGTGGTTTGGATATCGAGTGTTTCGTCAGCTGATTTTGCTAGTGGCTACTACTCGCATGAAGGGAAGAATAGTAGGCCTGGAGCGCTTGCCTCAACCAACGGCCAGTTATTATCCTCCAAGATATCGGCGCAGTACCACTCAGAATATCAGCGATTATCCGTTTGTGGTGGCACCCAATCATCAGCATGTTTTGGATATCCCGTTGACTGGCCTGATTCCGCGTCCGATGATGTGGCCTTCCAAGCCCGACTTTGTGCGTTGGTGGTGGTTGAAACGACTCAACCAGCGCATGGGTTGCGTGCCGTTTATGCGCGACGTGGATTGGGTGAAGCAACCTCATTATCAGGGGATATGTTTCACCAAGGAAGAGATGAAGGAAGTGCTAGATACGGCTCTTCGGCGCGGTCAGCCAGCGGTGGTCTATCCGCAGGGAACTCGGCGGGATGATGACAATCTCTTCGAAGCCAAACTAGGGGCAATGTATGCATCGCTGAGAGCTGATGTCCCTTTGGTGCCTCTAGCCATCTACGGCGTTGGTAAGGCTGACGAGCATCGCCAAACAAAGATTTTGCATCGTTACTATGCGGTGGCGGTTGTGATGGATCCGTTGCAACCAGCCGACTACGCTGGTGATAATAAAACACGTGCTTACGCTATGCTCCAGGATTGGCAACAGGCAATTGAGCAGGGCCGTAATCAGGCGCGTCAAATCATCGAGACTATGTAG
- a CDS encoding co-chaperone GroES — protein sequence MNLQPLADRIVMEQLDAEEKTASGIVLPDSAKEKPKMAKVLAVGKEVKEVKTGDTVLYKSYGPDDVKVDGKDYLIGKEEDLLAVVKK from the coding sequence ATGAACTTGCAACCACTTGCAGATCGTATTGTGATGGAGCAGTTAGATGCGGAAGAAAAAACCGCTTCGGGCATAGTTTTGCCAGATAGTGCCAAAGAAAAGCCAAAAATGGCTAAGGTACTAGCCGTAGGTAAAGAAGTAAAAGAAGTCAAAACTGGCGACACCGTATTATATAAGAGTTATGGCCCAGATGATGTAAAAGTCGATGGCAAAGACTACCTGATTGGCAAGGAAGAAGACTTGTTGGCAGTTGTAAAGAAGTAG
- the groL gene encoding chaperonin GroEL (60 kDa chaperone family; promotes refolding of misfolded polypeptides especially under stressful conditions; forms two stacked rings of heptamers to form a barrel-shaped 14mer; ends can be capped by GroES; misfolded proteins enter the barrel where they are refolded when GroES binds), whose protein sequence is MAKDIIHAEDARKKLKDGVDKLANTVKTTLGPKGRNVVLQKSYGSPLVTNDGVTIAKEIELEDAFENMGAQVVREVASKTNDMAGDGTTTATVLAQAIMEEGVKNVAAGGNPIAIRRGIEKATKHVVADLNDMAKPVKGKEEIANVATISAGDEEVGKLIAEVMETVGEDGIVTVEESQGMGLEKEVVEGMQFDKGYVSAYMVTDTTRMEAVYENAPILITDKKISSIQEILPLLEALAQEGKKDLVIIAEEVEGEALTTLILNKLRGTFNALAIKAPAFGDRRKAMLEDIAILTGGQVITEEVGLKLEDATVEMLGEARKVIATKDNTTVVEGKGSEGQIKERTAQIKAQIKETTSEYELEKLQERVAKLEAGVAVIKVGAASEVELKEKKLRIEDAINSTKAAVAEGIVPGGGAALVKIARSLEKMKVDDSEEQVGVKIVAKALEAPLRQIAANAGISDVAVILEAVSKSDNIGWNFAKNEQTDMIKEGIIDPVRVTKSALVNATSAVSMLLTTEAAVVDIPEKEAPAGGGMPGGMPDMGGMM, encoded by the coding sequence ATGGCAAAAGATATTATTCACGCAGAAGATGCACGCAAAAAGCTAAAAGATGGTGTAGATAAGCTCGCTAACACTGTTAAAACGACGCTTGGTCCAAAGGGCCGTAATGTAGTTTTACAAAAGAGCTACGGTAGTCCGTTGGTTACTAATGATGGAGTTACGATTGCCAAAGAAATTGAATTAGAAGACGCCTTCGAGAACATGGGTGCTCAAGTGGTACGCGAAGTTGCCTCCAAGACCAACGATATGGCTGGTGATGGTACAACTACTGCAACAGTTTTGGCTCAAGCCATCATGGAAGAAGGCGTAAAAAACGTTGCAGCTGGCGGAAACCCGATTGCTATTCGTCGTGGTATTGAAAAGGCTACTAAGCATGTGGTGGCTGACCTAAATGATATGGCTAAGCCAGTCAAGGGTAAGGAAGAGATTGCCAATGTGGCGACCATCTCAGCTGGTGATGAAGAAGTTGGTAAGCTGATTGCTGAAGTGATGGAAACTGTTGGTGAAGATGGTATTGTAACGGTTGAAGAGAGCCAGGGTATGGGCCTGGAAAAAGAAGTGGTTGAAGGTATGCAGTTTGATAAAGGCTACGTTTCTGCTTACATGGTAACTGATACGACTCGCATGGAAGCCGTTTATGAGAATGCGCCAATCCTGATAACCGATAAGAAAATTAGCTCCATTCAGGAGATTTTGCCACTTCTAGAAGCTCTAGCTCAAGAGGGTAAGAAAGATTTGGTAATTATCGCCGAAGAAGTTGAAGGCGAGGCGCTTACTACTCTTATCTTAAATAAGCTACGCGGTACATTTAACGCACTCGCCATTAAGGCTCCAGCCTTTGGTGACCGTCGCAAGGCCATGCTTGAGGATATTGCTATTCTTACTGGTGGCCAGGTAATCACCGAAGAAGTTGGTCTCAAGCTAGAGGATGCCACGGTTGAAATGCTGGGTGAGGCGCGTAAAGTGATTGCCACCAAGGACAACACTACAGTTGTAGAAGGCAAGGGTTCCGAAGGGCAAATCAAGGAGCGTACCGCCCAGATTAAGGCCCAAATCAAAGAAACTACCAGCGAGTATGAACTTGAAAAACTTCAGGAGCGAGTAGCTAAGCTCGAGGCCGGTGTGGCGGTTATTAAGGTAGGGGCAGCCAGCGAGGTAGAGCTCAAGGAGAAGAAGTTGCGCATTGAAGACGCCATTAACTCCACTAAGGCGGCAGTGGCTGAAGGAATTGTGCCTGGTGGTGGTGCAGCGCTGGTTAAGATTGCGCGGTCGCTAGAAAAGATGAAAGTTGATGACTCGGAAGAGCAGGTTGGTGTTAAGATTGTTGCCAAAGCCCTCGAGGCACCACTGCGTCAGATTGCTGCTAACGCTGGCATTTCAGATGTAGCGGTAATTCTGGAAGCGGTGTCAAAGTCTGACAACATTGGTTGGAACTTTGCTAAAAATGAGCAAACCGACATGATTAAAGAGGGTATTATTGACCCAGTCCGCGTGACTAAGTCGGCATTGGTAAATGCAACTTCGGCGGTGTCGATGCTACTTACAACGGAAGCTGCAGTGGTTGATATTCCAGAAAAGGAAGCGCCAGCCGGTGGTGGTATGCCGGGTGGAATGCCTGATATGGGCGGAATGATGTAG
- a CDS encoding bifunctional phosphoglucose/phosphomannose isomerase codes for MKDFENLEKLDQHHIFDSVDDQPNHLRLNFADSMTDDVIPSWGEGLENIVIAGMGGSALAGDMAKNWLGSRLALPLEIVRGYDVPEYVGPTTLFVASSFSGNTEETLSALEQAEKRSARIIIMTAGGRLLEIARSKKYLTLELPQVSQPRLSPFAGLKALVCVFSDLGWIGEMDVRRELLDTANWLDVEKSQLSLDNLQEDNVALALARHLHGQVGLVYAGPALRSAAYKWKIDINENAKQLAFCNVYPELNHNEYQGWIFPEKKHLAVVQLQSSLDHARVQKRFTVTQDTLKEHGFEPIVVHAKGQTHIQQLLWMIILGDYVSSYLGILNGIDPTPVDLVERFKQQLG; via the coding sequence ATGAAAGACTTTGAAAACCTCGAAAAACTTGATCAACACCATATTTTTGATTCGGTTGATGACCAGCCGAATCACTTAAGGCTCAATTTTGCCGACTCGATGACGGATGATGTTATACCTAGCTGGGGAGAGGGGTTGGAAAATATTGTTATAGCTGGCATGGGCGGCTCGGCCTTAGCTGGGGATATGGCTAAGAATTGGCTTGGCTCACGTTTGGCGCTTCCTTTGGAGATAGTGCGAGGCTATGATGTGCCAGAATATGTTGGTCCAACTACTTTGTTTGTTGCCTCGAGCTTCTCTGGCAATACGGAGGAAACTCTGTCGGCACTGGAGCAAGCCGAGAAGCGGTCGGCGCGTATTATTATAATGACAGCTGGTGGAAGGCTTTTAGAAATTGCTCGCTCTAAAAAATATCTTACTTTGGAGTTACCTCAAGTGTCGCAACCGCGTCTGTCGCCCTTTGCCGGTCTTAAGGCCTTAGTTTGTGTATTTTCAGACCTGGGCTGGATTGGTGAGATGGATGTTCGGCGCGAGCTTTTAGACACGGCGAATTGGTTGGATGTCGAAAAGTCGCAGTTGAGTTTAGATAATTTACAAGAAGATAATGTGGCTTTGGCGCTGGCTCGCCATCTCCATGGCCAAGTGGGGCTAGTTTATGCTGGTCCTGCCCTACGTTCGGCGGCCTACAAATGGAAGATTGATATTAACGAAAATGCCAAACAGTTGGCTTTTTGTAACGTTTATCCGGAGCTGAATCACAATGAATATCAGGGGTGGATATTTCCAGAGAAGAAACATTTGGCGGTGGTGCAACTGCAGTCCAGTCTGGATCATGCTCGAGTTCAGAAGCGTTTTACGGTAACGCAGGACACCTTAAAAGAGCATGGTTTTGAGCCAATTGTGGTACATGCCAAGGGACAAACCCATATTCAGCAACTGCTTTGGATGATTATACTTGGCGACTATGTATCGTCTTATCTGGGTATTCTTAATGGTATTGACCCAACACCGGTAGATTTGGTTGAGAGGTTCAAACAGCAACTTGGATAG
- a CDS encoding M3 family oligoendopeptidase — translation MTKKPNSEAVNWNLDDILPEHEFDQLYKEIEIDMKRYTDWQRRLTPDMAEADFQAYFSWNFALSEKMARLYTRPSLAESIDSKSAEARHNKPRALDLAVRLQELARPVSMWLKGKAVDGMQVLDDVNARRLFACVEGMEYTLTYAREMARHTLSQAEESIISHKDATGTSALTDLRDMIETDFTYELEIDGKKEAYETSEELKSGIYSSDAVRREATYKALFAPYVRDEDKFFKIYQSVVKDWAYEADLRGYSSPIGMRNAANQVSDKAIEALMKVCEEERGVYHDFFRWKAGELGLKKLQRYDLYAPLTETKAEYSYDDAKALVLDSFERYSADFASKARQILEECHIDSHPASTKRSGAFCAAITPSMTPYVMTNFAGKSRDVSTLAHELGHGVHDIYAGHLPIGSHHPNLPLAETASTFGEMLLFEALLNKTSDPNEKKTLVAEKLADSYATISRQNYFVKFEIDAHKAIPDGASLEDIQKLWFAGLQEQFGDAVEIDEIFRHEWAYIPHIVHTPFYCYAYNFGELLSLSLYARYKQEGESFVPKVEAILASGGSRDPKLVLEEVGIDYESEDFWRGGFDIIRSWMEELKS, via the coding sequence ATGACTAAAAAACCCAACTCCGAAGCTGTAAATTGGAATTTAGATGACATCTTGCCAGAGCATGAGTTTGATCAGCTTTATAAAGAAATTGAAATTGACATGAAGCGCTACACCGACTGGCAAAGACGCCTCACCCCAGATATGGCGGAGGCAGATTTTCAAGCTTATTTTAGCTGGAATTTTGCACTTTCTGAGAAAATGGCGCGGTTATATACTCGACCAAGCTTAGCGGAGTCGATAGACAGTAAATCGGCTGAGGCTCGGCACAATAAGCCCAGAGCACTGGATTTGGCCGTTCGCTTACAGGAGTTGGCGCGACCAGTTTCGATGTGGTTAAAGGGTAAGGCGGTGGACGGCATGCAGGTGTTGGACGATGTGAATGCCAGGCGGTTATTTGCGTGTGTTGAAGGTATGGAATATACGCTAACCTATGCGCGAGAGATGGCTCGCCACACGCTTTCTCAAGCTGAAGAATCGATCATCAGCCATAAAGACGCAACGGGCACCAGCGCGCTGACTGATTTGCGCGATATGATTGAGACGGATTTTACGTATGAGCTAGAAATTGACGGTAAAAAAGAAGCTTATGAAACTTCAGAAGAGCTAAAATCAGGAATTTATTCTAGCGATGCGGTTCGACGAGAGGCGACATACAAGGCATTGTTTGCGCCCTATGTGCGTGATGAGGATAAGTTTTTTAAGATCTACCAGTCGGTTGTGAAAGACTGGGCGTATGAGGCTGATTTGCGGGGCTATTCTAGTCCAATTGGTATGCGTAATGCCGCTAATCAGGTGTCGGATAAGGCAATTGAAGCCTTGATGAAAGTTTGCGAGGAGGAGAGAGGGGTATATCATGACTTTTTCCGTTGGAAAGCTGGTGAGTTAGGCTTAAAAAAGCTCCAACGCTACGATTTATACGCTCCTCTAACCGAAACTAAAGCCGAGTACAGCTACGATGACGCTAAAGCTTTGGTACTAGATAGTTTTGAACGGTATTCGGCAGATTTTGCCTCTAAAGCTCGCCAAATTCTCGAAGAGTGCCACATCGACTCTCATCCCGCGTCAACCAAGCGTAGTGGGGCTTTTTGTGCCGCCATAACTCCTTCGATGACGCCGTATGTGATGACGAATTTTGCTGGTAAAAGTCGTGATGTATCGACTCTTGCTCATGAACTGGGCCACGGTGTGCATGACATTTACGCTGGTCATTTACCAATCGGTTCGCATCACCCAAACCTACCACTGGCTGAGACGGCTTCAACTTTTGGCGAGATGTTGTTATTTGAGGCATTACTTAATAAAACCAGCGATCCAAATGAGAAAAAAACACTAGTAGCTGAAAAATTAGCCGATAGTTATGCTACAATTTCGCGTCAAAATTATTTTGTAAAGTTTGAGATAGATGCCCATAAAGCTATTCCAGATGGCGCAAGCCTAGAGGATATTCAAAAACTCTGGTTTGCTGGTTTACAGGAGCAGTTTGGCGATGCGGTGGAGATTGACGAGATTTTTCGGCATGAATGGGCCTATATTCCACACATTGTACATACGCCGTTTTATTGTTACGCCTATAATTTTGGTGAGCTGTTGAGCCTCTCGCTATATGCGCGGTATAAGCAGGAGGGGGAGAGCTTTGTTCCAAAGGTTGAGGCAATTTTAGCTTCGGGCGGTTCGCGCGATCCAAAGCTTGTACTCGAAGAGGTGGGTATAGATTATGAGAGCGAAGACTTTTGGCGCGGTGGGTTTGACATTATCCGCAGCTGGATGGAGGAGTTAAAGAGTTAG
- a CDS encoding transglycosylase family protein, with product MHPPKNTHRAIVIMIVALGVAVLASCTPEEIALVRRIHGEHASVQNHPFLTCVRHHESDRGPAPHINGYRAQNPVSTASGAYQFLNSTWRTVSARAGYAGYARAKDAPPHVQDAVAMWTLRNVGKSPWNGTGC from the coding sequence ATGCACCCCCCAAAAAACACCCATCGAGCCATCGTCATCATGATCGTGGCTCTGGGCGTAGCTGTACTTGCAAGCTGCACCCCTGAAGAAATCGCTCTGGTCAGACGTATCCATGGCGAGCACGCATCAGTTCAGAACCATCCGTTCCTCACCTGTGTGCGTCACCATGAGTCTGATCGTGGGCCTGCTCCGCACATCAACGGCTATCGAGCCCAGAACCCAGTCAGTACCGCCTCTGGTGCCTACCAGTTCCTGAACAGCACCTGGCGCACCGTGTCGGCTCGCGCTGGCTATGCTGGCTATGCTCGAGCCAAGGATGCACCACCGCACGTACAGGATGCTGTCGCCATGTGGACTCTCCGCAACGTCGGTAAGTCACCCTGGAACGGCACTGGTTGCTGA
- a CDS encoding leucine-rich repeat protein has translation MSNLRLIKLTTLTKLTSLIKRLTIPSLSLAALAIVVVAIFSVYLTSPKPAHAAPSTPPDSCFDFNFGTGTITDYYDYESNNNSNPACTREVIIPDTLGGDLVTAIGNHAFDDNQLTSVTIPNSVTSIGDSAFEENQLTSVTMGSSVTIIGNYAFGWNQLTSVTIPNSVTSIGDSAFEENQLTSVTIEGNITTAGSNVFRYNPIQTFTYGLDTYSPSDLTPIIDNCYTFDGVNAITSFNKADIATIRDHSNACLNPNVNIPSSIGGNAITTIGNSALSSSGLTSLTIGNSVTSINDSAFANNQLTSVTIPNSVTSIGDAAFSYSQIADVAIPDSVTSLSPYAFMIQTKPGGTSYIDFWNSDQSPQNGQYFLDSVIYTNIYASSSQVTALSLSDSAMTELDDSYDYNADGDQTDIVSGHLINPARVTATYKDTEGNTIAPSTTATGTGLSTYLAVDNPTNDLGLYYRVGNSYTVPTAPSIAGYTITTTPSNIASLSAGDNQINYVYTANSNGDDNGNDGGNNPNTSQLTTPTSPIANFSLKPVSLTTPTGTTINSSSTVPESSLVAQDNNNQYPLGLVNFSFTTNQSSNQVVLNFETNLKPNQVTPRKYNSNTNTYNNLPTSANPTITETTIDGKHHLTLTYTIIDNGELDLDPTTGIIKDPVGLAVTNSTYDQLASTGENTYFFQLLAGILVALGIGIVGVWYFRWGRKKGLG, from the coding sequence GTGAGTAATCTAAGACTTATTAAACTAACTACACTAACCAAACTAACTAGTCTTATTAAAAGACTCACCATCCCTAGTCTATCGCTAGCCGCTCTCGCTATTGTAGTAGTAGCTATTTTCAGTGTCTATCTAACTAGCCCAAAACCTGCTCACGCAGCACCATCCACCCCACCAGATTCTTGCTTTGACTTTAATTTTGGTACCGGCACTATTACAGATTATTATGACTACGAAAGCAACAACAACTCCAACCCCGCCTGCACCAGAGAAGTTATTATCCCTGACACCTTAGGTGGTGATCTGGTTACTGCTATTGGTAACCATGCATTCGATGATAACCAACTCACTAGCGTCACCATCCCTAACTCTGTAACTTCTATTGGTGACTCTGCTTTCGAAGAAAACCAACTCACCAGCGTAACAATGGGTAGTTCCGTAACCATTATTGGTAACTATGCCTTCGGCTGGAATCAACTCACTAGCGTCACCATCCCTAACTCTGTAACTTCTATTGGTGACTCTGCTTTCGAAGAAAACCAACTCACCAGCGTAACAATTGAAGGCAATATCACAACTGCCGGTAGTAATGTGTTTAGATATAACCCCATCCAAACCTTCACTTATGGCCTAGATACCTATTCGCCTTCAGATCTTACACCTATAATAGATAATTGTTATACCTTTGATGGAGTAAATGCCATAACAAGCTTTAACAAAGCAGACATAGCTACAATTAGAGACCACAGTAATGCTTGCCTAAACCCCAATGTAAATATACCCAGCTCTATAGGTGGCAATGCAATAACTACAATTGGTAACTCTGCCTTATCTAGCAGCGGACTCACTAGCCTTACAATTGGCAATTCTGTAACTTCTATTAATGACTCTGCCTTCGCTAACAACCAACTCACCAGCGTCACTATCCCTAACTCCGTAACCTCTATTGGTGACGCTGCCTTCTCTTACAGCCAAATAGCCGATGTGGCTATCCCAGACTCAGTCACCTCGCTCAGTCCATATGCATTTATGATTCAGACCAAACCAGGAGGAACTTCCTACATTGACTTCTGGAATTCGGATCAGAGCCCTCAAAATGGTCAATACTTTCTAGACAGCGTTATCTACACCAACATCTACGCAAGTTCAAGCCAAGTAACGGCTCTTAGCCTTTCAGATAGTGCTATGACAGAATTAGATGACAGCTATGACTACAACGCCGACGGTGACCAAACAGATATAGTCTCTGGCCACCTCATCAACCCTGCTAGAGTAACCGCTACCTACAAAGACACAGAAGGTAACACCATAGCCCCTAGTACTACAGCTACTGGCACAGGCTTGTCTACCTACCTAGCAGTAGATAACCCAACTAATGATCTAGGTTTGTACTACAGAGTTGGTAATAGTTACACAGTACCAACTGCTCCATCTATAGCTGGCTACACTATTACTACTACACCAAGTAACATAGCTAGCCTATCTGCAGGAGATAACCAAATAAACTATGTCTATACAGCTAACAGTAATGGTGACGACAACGGCAACGATGGAGGCAATAACCCCAACACCTCACAACTCACCACCCCCACCAGCCCCATCGCTAACTTCTCTCTAAAACCAGTATCTCTAACCACCCCCACTGGTACTACCATTAACTCTAGCTCTACCGTCCCAGAATCATCCCTTGTAGCTCAAGACAACAATAACCAATACCCACTAGGCCTAGTAAACTTTAGCTTTACCACTAACCAAAGCTCTAACCAAGTAGTCCTAAACTTTGAAACCAACCTCAAACCAAACCAAGTAACACCAAGAAAGTATAACTCTAATACTAATACCTACAACAACCTACCAACTAGTGCTAACCCAACTATTACCGAAACCACTATAGATGGTAAACACCACCTAACCTTAACCTATACCATCATAGACAATGGCGAACTAGACCTAGACCCTACCACTGGCATAATAAAAGACCCAGTCGGCCTAGCGGTAACTAACTCTACCTATGACCAACTAGCAAGTACTGGAGAGAATACCTACTTCTTCCAACTCTTGGCAGGCATACTAGTAGCACTAGGTATTGGCATAGTAGGAGTATGGTATTTTAGGTGGGGACGGAAGAAGGGGTTAGGTTAG